The following coding sequences lie in one Rutidosis leptorrhynchoides isolate AG116_Rl617_1_P2 chromosome 4, CSIRO_AGI_Rlap_v1, whole genome shotgun sequence genomic window:
- the LOC139841038 gene encoding uncharacterized protein, producing the protein MLHKLGRIDEDVSHRIKVGWVKWRAATGVLCDRKIPLNLKGKFYKVAIRPVMLYGSECWPMTKAQKRRIEVAEMRMLRWTCDKTILDMIPNRVFRENLKVSNIIDKLREERLRWFVHVRRRPLTAPVRRVKALTVDGVRRRGRPTHRWGG; encoded by the coding sequence ATGCTCCACAAATTGGGGAGGATAGATGAAGACGTGTCACACCGTATTAAAGTAGGGTGggtgaagtggagagcagcgactgGAGTCTTATGCGACAGGAAGATTCCCCTAAACCTGAAAGGGAAATTctacaaggtggcaattagacctgtcATGCTttacggatcagagtgttggccaatgacgaaggcgcaAAAGAGAAGGATTGAGGTGGCAGAGATGAGAATGCTTAGGTGGACATGCGATAAAACGATATTGGATATGATTCCAAATAGAGTTTTTAGGGAAAACCTGAAAGTTAGTAACATCAttgacaagctaagagaagaacggctTCGATGGTTTGTACATGTGAGGAGGCGACCTCTTACTGCACCTGTTAGGAGAGTCAAGGCACTTACAGTTGAcggtgtaaggagaaggggtagacctacacaTAGGTGGGGAGGATAG
- the LOC139840188 gene encoding lycopene beta cyclase, chloroplastic/chromoplastic, which translates to MDTLLRTHNSFEFLRPINKFSGNVNTLSSFKSQFHDLRFGPKLPHFKWAHKSCVKASSSALLELVPEIKKENLDFELPMYDPSRGLVVDLVVVGGGPSGLAVAQQVSEAGLTVCSIDPSPKLIWPNNYGVWVDEFEAMDLLDCLDTTWASAVVYIDENSTKSLNRPYARVNRKQLKTKMLQKCISNGVKFHQAKVIKVIHEEFKSLLICNDGVTIQATLVLDATGFSRSLVQYDKPYNPGYQVAYGILAEVEEHPFDVDKMLFMDWRDSHLKNNLEIKERNSKIPTFLYAMPFSSTRIFLEETSLVARPGLKMEDIQERMVCRLKHLGIKVKSIEEDERCVIPMGGPLPVLPQRVLGIGGTAGMVHPSTGYMVARTLAAAPIVAKSIIQYLNSEKKVSGIDLSAEIWKDLWPIERRRQREFFCFGMDILLKLDLEGTRRFFDAFFDLEPRYWHGFLSSRLFLPELLTFGLSLFAHASNTSRLEIMAKGTLPLATMINNLVQDRE; encoded by the coding sequence ATGGATACTTTGTTAAGAACACATAATTCGTTTGAGTTTTTGCGCCCAATCAATAAATTTTCAGGTAATGTTAACACTTTGAGTTCATTTAAGTCTCAATTTCATGACCTTAGGTTTGGCCCTAAATTACCCCATTTCAAATGGGCTCATAAAAGTTGTGTTAAGGCTAGTAGTAGTGCTCTTTTAGAGCTAGTTCCTGAAATCAAGAAAGAGAATCTTGATTTTGAGCTTCCTATGTATGATCCTTCAAGGGGTCTTGTGGTTGACCTAGTTGTGGTTGGTGGCGGCCCATCTGGGTTAGCCGTTGCTCAACAAGTATCTGAGGCTGGGCTAACCGTGTGCTCGATTGACCCTTCACCTAAATTGATTTGGCCTAACAATTATGGTGTTTGGGTGGATGAATTTGAGGCTATGGATTTGTTAGATTGTCTTGATACTACATGGGCTAGTGCGGTTGTTTACATCGATGAGAACTCTACTAAGAGTCTTAATAGACCTTATGCTAGGGTTAATAGGAAACAACTTAAGACAAAGATGTTACAAAAGTGTATATCAAACGGGGTTAAGTTTCATCAAGCAAAAGTGATTAAAGTCATTCACGAAGAATTCAAGTCATTATTAATTTGTAATGACGGTGTGACAATTCAAGCGACTTTGGTTCTTGATGCAACGGGTTTTTCAAGATCTCTTGTGCAATATGATAAGCCTTATAATCCTGGTTACCAAGTGGCGTATGGTATTTTAGCCGAAGTGGAAGAACACCCTTTTGATGTCGACAAGATGTTGTTTATGGATTGGAGAGATTCGCATCTTAAAAACAATCTTGAAATTAAAGAAAGAAATTCAAAGATTCCAACTTTTCTTTACGCGATGCCATTTTCGTCCACTAGAATATTTCTTGAAGAAACTTCACTTGTGGCTCGTCCAGGGTTAAAAATGGAAGATATTCAAGAAAGAATGGTGTGTCGATTAAAGCATTTAGGTATAAAAGTGAAAAGCATTGAAGAAGACGAGCGTTGTGTCATCCCAATGGGTGGGCCCCTACCCGTATTACCTCAAAGAGTTCTTGGAATAGGTGGGACCGCAGGAATGGTTCATCCTTCAACCGGATATATGGTGGCAAGAACTTTAGCTGCTGCCCCAATTGTCGCAAAATCGATAATTCAGTATCTTAATTCTGAAAAAAAGGTCTCGGGAATCGATTTATCAGCAGAAATTTGGAAGGATTTGTGGCCTATAGAGAGGAGACGACAACGTGAATTCTTTTGTTTCGGTATGGATATCTTGCTTAAGCTCGATTTGGAAGGGACACGAAGGTTTTTTGATGCGTTTTTTGATTTAGAACCTCGTTATTGGCATGGGTTTTTGTCATCGAGATTGTTTCTACCTGAGTTATTGACATTCGGGCTTTCTCTTTTCGCTCATGCTTCTAATACTAGTAGGCTAGAGATTATGGCAAAAGGAACTTTACCGTTGGCAACTATGATCAACAATTTAGTTCAAGATCGAGAGTAG